In Kryptolebias marmoratus isolate JLee-2015 linkage group LG4, ASM164957v2, whole genome shotgun sequence, the following proteins share a genomic window:
- the zgc:113307 gene encoding lumican — protein MALLFLGMLLVLLSGFDTAQTLVVTDMDYGGIPLWINRLLGEPSVLTLQGRVDPGWFRAKNPQPCPEQCDCPIQWPTSLYCDHRDLKNIPEGLPDRTQYLFLQGNNISSLSSSLLANITGLRWLIIDNNQLQSDKLERASLQNQTQLRYLFANRNQLTSVPSALPAGLRQLRLAHNRISSIDPGAFQNLNNLTVLLLQGNRLQIIAEGDLKGLASLYLLDLSGNSFSAVPRHLPPSVQQLYLSNNSLSGLDEDSFVDLLSLKYLRLSHCRLQSLDVHPQVFNFSSLVELDLAYNTLTSIPTVPTTLEYLYLEANYIQDFNVTSFCRDVGPLSYSRMKILRLDGNKMTYHQLPPDWVYCLRVLQKIYI, from the exons ATGGCTCTCCTGTTCCTCGGCATGTTGTTGGTGCTGCTGAGTGGGTTTGATACTGCCCAGACGCTAGTCGTCACTGACATGGACTATGGAGGCATTCCTCTGTGGATTAACCGGCTGCTGGGCGAGCCCAGTGTTCTAACTCTGCAGGGTCGGGTGGACCCCGGCTGGTTCCGGGCTAAAAACCCCCAGCCCTGCCCCGAACAGTGTGACTGTCCCATTCAGTGGCCCACATCGCTCTACTGTGACCACAGAGACCTGAAAAACATCCCTGAAGGGCTGCCAGACAGAACCCAGTACTTGTTTTTACAG GGTAACAACATCTCATCCCTGTCCTCCTCCCTCCTGGCTAACATCACTGGTCTACGCTGGCTCATCATAGACAACAATCAGCTGCAGAGCGACAAGCTGGAGCGGGCCTCCCTGCAGAACCAGACCCAGCTGCGGTACTTGTTTGCCAATCGCAACCAGCTGACCTCAGTGCCCAGCGCTCTGCCGGCTGGGCTCAGACAGCTGCGACTGGCCCACAACCGTATCAGCAGCATCGACCCGGGAGCTTTCCAGAACCTGAATAATCTGACGGTGCTTTTACTGCAGGGAAACAGACTGCAGATCATCGCAGAGGGTGACCTTAAAG GTTTGGCCAGTCTCTACCTGCTGGACCTCAGTGGGAATTCCTTCTCCGCTGTCCCCAGACATTTACCTCCTTCAGTCCAGCAGCTGTATTTGTCAAACAACTCCCTCTCAGGTCTGGATGAGGACAGTTTTGTGGACCTGCTCAGCCTGAAGTACCTGCGTCTCAGTCACTGTCGCCTGCAGAGCCTCGACGTTCATCCACAAGTCTTTAACTTCTCCAGCCTGGTGGAGCTGGACCTCGCTTATAACACACTGACCTCCATCCCCACAGTCCCCACCACTCTGGAGTACCTCTACCTGGAGGCCAATTACATTCAAG atttcaACGTGACCAGTTTCTGCAGAGACGTCGGACCTCTTTCCTATTCCAGGATGAAGATCCTACGATTGGACGGAAACAAAATGACCTACCACCAGCTCCCCCCCGACTGGGTTTACTGTCTGCGAGTGCTTCAGAAAATTTACATTTGA
- the LOC108235624 gene encoding prolargin: MKAGVGLISSLVLFLLIGAVFTQRPRQRKPTKRPPTIKKPPVRKPVVPTEPEPQEPTDFPPPILGPPSIFPDCPRECLCNPSYPNSLNCENRNLRAVPVIPLRTHYLYLHNNYISQVTADAFNNATEVRWINLANNRIQRIDKQVFEKIPALLYLYAQRNQLKEVPSGLPATLEQLRLDRNLISKIPPGAFSKMDNLILLDLHHNQLSDTGLGKNTLKDLKSLMQLNLAHNTLKKMPSGVPGNLIQLYLDKNLIDDIPKDYFKGFNHLAFVRLNYNKLSDKGVPKAVFNLSTLVDLQLAHNKLTVVPLFNSHLEHLHLNHNSIERINGTEICPYEMQADLSDNSLVPKLRYLRLDGNQLHPPIPMEVIMCFRHLHAVVI, translated from the exons ATGAAGGCTGGTGTGGGACTCATCTCTTCATTGGTTCTGTTCCTGCTGATTGGAGCAGTGTTCACCCAGAGGCCTCGGCAAAGGAAGCCTACCAAACGCCCACCTACGATCAAGAAGCCCCCGGTCCGCAAGCCTGTGgtgccaacagaaccagaaccccaGGAGCCCACAGACTTCCCCCCGCCCATCCTGGGCCCGCCCTCCATCTTCCCCGACTGCCCTCGAGAATGTTTATGCAACCCAAGTTACCCAAATTCTCTCAACTGTGAGAACCGGAACCTCCGTGCGGTCCCCGTCATCCCATTGAGAACTCACTACCTTTATCTTCACAACAACTACATCTCACAGGTGACTGCAGATGCCTTCAACAACGCTACTGAGGTCCGCTGGATCAATCTGGCCAACAACCGCATTCAAAGAATAGACAAACAG GTCTTTGAGAAAATCCCAGCACTGCTGTATTTGTACGCGCAGCGAAACCAGCTCAAAGAAGTCCCCTCTGGCCTCCCAGCAACACTGGAACAACTTCGGCTTGATAGGAATCTCATTTCTAAGATTCCTCCTGGAGCCTTCAGCAAGATGGACAACCTGATTCTGCTTGACCTGCACCACAACCAG CTGAGCGACACCGGCCTGGGTAAGAACACCCTGAAGGACCTGAAGAGCCTCATGCAGCTCAACCTGGCTCACAACACTTTGAAGAAGATGCCCTCTGGAGTGCCGGGCAACCTCATTCAGCTTTACCTGGACAAGAACCTTATAGATGACATCCCAAA AGATTACTTCAAAGGCTTCAATCACCTGGCGTTTGTGAGGCTGAACTACAACAAGCTGAGCGATAAAGGGGTTCCCAAGGCTGTGTTCAACTTGTCCACCCTGGTGGACCTGCAGCTGGCCCACAACAAGCTCACAGTGGTCCCCCTCTTCAACAGCCACCTGGAGCACCTGCATCTCAACCACAACAGCATTGAGA GAATCAACGGCACCGAGATCTGCCCGTATGAGATGCAGGCTGACCTGAGTGACAACAGTCTGGTGCCAAAGCTACG GTACCTGCGTTTGGACGGGAATCAGTTGCATCCTCCCATACCCATGGAAGTCATCATGTGCTTCAGACACCTTCATGCCGTTGTCATTTAG